The following coding sequences lie in one Haloterrigena sp. KLK7 genomic window:
- a CDS encoding plastocyanin/azurin family copper-binding protein, producing MLTNDSGTHFEPHVVQIEPGETVTWTLESGSHTATVYASANDKPQRIPDDAEAWDSGTVDKQGATFEHTFETKGIYDYYCRPHENTGMIGCVVVGDPTLDTQPEWLSHSLNCPTKLTRRSAN from the coding sequence ATGCTGACGAATGATTCTGGAACTCACTTCGAACCCCATGTCGTCCAAATCGAACCCGGAGAGACTGTCACGTGGACGCTCGAGAGTGGTTCTCATACGGCGACCGTTTATGCATCGGCGAACGACAAGCCCCAGCGGATTCCTGATGACGCTGAGGCATGGGATAGTGGGACGGTTGATAAACAAGGAGCAACCTTTGAACACACGTTCGAAACCAAAGGTATCTATGATTACTACTGTCGTCCACACGAAAACACGGGAATGATCGGGTGCGTTGTCGTCGGTGATCCCACCCTTGATACTCAGCCAGAATGGCTGAGCCATAGTCTGAACTGCCCGACGAAACTCACGAGAAGATCCGCGAACTGA
- a CDS encoding universal stress protein: MTIVASVDDEERSKAVVKEAATLADRFDEPLHIVSVYEESEHDHLLNEKINIDEKATDEDRKEIARTVAERASEGISREHEVIGRTGNPAEEILNYATEVDSRYLVLGGRKRSPVGKALFGSVTQSILLDADRPVVAVMDSN, translated from the coding sequence ATGACGATTGTTGCTTCAGTCGATGACGAAGAGAGATCGAAAGCAGTAGTGAAGGAAGCGGCAACGTTAGCCGATCGCTTTGACGAACCGCTTCACATCGTGTCCGTGTATGAAGAGTCGGAGCACGATCATCTCCTCAACGAGAAAATTAACATCGATGAAAAGGCGACGGATGAGGACAGAAAAGAAATCGCTCGAACGGTCGCCGAACGGGCTTCCGAGGGGATTTCGCGGGAGCACGAAGTGATCGGACGAACGGGAAACCCCGCCGAAGAAATCCTGAACTATGCTACCGAAGTAGACTCCCGATATCTCGTGCTGGGAGGACGGAAGCGATCGCCAGTCGGCAAGGCGCTATTCGGAAGCGTCACCCAATCGATCCTTCTGGACGCGGACCGACCGGTAGTCGCGGTAATGGACAGCAATTGA
- a CDS encoding DUF4399 domain-containing protein, protein MTRTPTRRQYLTASAVTGIAAFAGCINNSDGADEPDENETDDERVENIDYTNPNGELAFVRPEDGAEVSNPVVVEMEVENFELRPPGEDTVPESGTGHLHVLVDEGCVEPGYVIPQEDGYYHLSDGGREIEIELEPGEHDLCAQAGDDIHNAYDMTDEISITVTEGDGGGNATESGNESGDGNETDSESGAGNESDGNSSDD, encoded by the coding sequence ATGACACGAACCCCGACGCGACGACAGTATCTAACCGCGAGCGCCGTGACCGGCATCGCCGCCTTCGCCGGCTGTATCAATAACTCCGACGGGGCCGACGAGCCCGACGAGAACGAAACCGACGACGAACGGGTCGAAAACATCGATTACACGAACCCGAACGGTGAACTCGCGTTCGTCAGACCGGAAGACGGGGCCGAGGTATCGAACCCCGTCGTGGTCGAAATGGAGGTCGAGAACTTCGAACTGCGTCCGCCGGGCGAGGACACGGTCCCCGAGAGCGGAACTGGACACCTCCACGTGCTCGTCGACGAGGGCTGCGTCGAGCCGGGATACGTGATCCCTCAGGAGGACGGCTATTATCACCTCTCAGACGGCGGACGCGAGATCGAAATCGAACTCGAGCCGGGGGAGCACGACCTCTGTGCGCAGGCGGGCGACGACATACACAACGCCTACGACATGACCGACGAGATCTCGATCACGGTCACCGAGGGCGACGGTGGAGGGAACGCGACCGAGAGCGGGAACGAAAGCGGAGACGGAAACGAAACGGACTCCGAGAGCGGAGCCGGAAACGAATCCGACGGCAACTCGAGCGACGACTAA
- a CDS encoding TetR/AcrR family transcriptional regulator: MADSPTETVSGPNAEIMRATYRALREHGYADLTIQRIADEYGKSTAAIHYHYDTKEDLLAAFLDYILDRFKDTVHEVETTAPEQRLELLLDKLLVDPQDHQDLLVAILEMRSQAPYKERFSDRFRQNDEYVRYLLRTVIDQGIEEGVFADVDSDHVSRALMTIVDGARTRAVVLDAEQSLTTARRTADEYVQAVLQPSFSN, translated from the coding sequence ATGGCTGATTCGCCGACCGAAACGGTCTCCGGCCCGAACGCGGAGATCATGCGGGCGACCTACCGCGCGCTTCGCGAGCACGGGTACGCCGATCTCACGATACAACGGATCGCCGACGAGTACGGGAAGTCGACCGCTGCGATCCACTACCACTACGACACCAAGGAGGACCTGCTCGCGGCGTTTCTCGACTACATCCTCGATCGATTCAAGGACACAGTCCACGAGGTCGAAACGACGGCTCCCGAACAGCGCCTCGAGTTGCTGCTCGACAAGCTGCTCGTCGATCCCCAGGATCATCAGGACCTGCTCGTTGCGATCCTGGAGATGCGGAGCCAGGCACCGTACAAAGAGCGATTCAGCGACCGGTTCCGACAAAACGACGAGTACGTTCGGTACCTGCTTCGCACGGTGATCGATCAGGGAATTGAGGAGGGCGTATTCGCCGATGTCGACTCCGATCACGTCTCGCGGGCACTCATGACGATCGTCGACGGTGCCCGGACTCGAGCGGTCGTACTCGACGCGGAGCAGTCACTCACGACGGCGCGACGAACTGCCGACGAGTACGTGCAGGCGGTACTGCAGCCTTCTTTCTCGAACTGA